AGAGTCTTTAGGGCCTCTTCATCTCGAAGATCTGTATCATAAATAACCTTTTGCTCATGAAAGGCATATAATTGCTCTAATTTTTCCTTATCTCGTCCCAATAAAATCAGAAAATCCTCTGCTAAGAGTGGCACCATTTCTTGTACTAGACCACCAGAAGCTCCTGTTATTAAAATCTTTCTCACACTTCAACCTCTTCCAAATCTTTTACAATGTGGACATTCTCAAAAATCGTACTTGCATCCTTGCGAAGCTGACTAATATCCTTAGATAAGAAGCGCGGACTAATATGATTGAGCAGCAAGCGTTTGGCTCCTGCATCTTTTGCCACCAAGGCTGCCTCCATATTGGTCGAATGACCATGTTTTCGAGCGATGACCTCATCACCCTTACCATAAGTCGCCTCATGCACCAATACATCTGCATTAACCGCTAGCCGCACACTAGCATGGCATTTGCGGGTATCCCCTAAGATTGTGACAACCTTACCAGGTCGCGGAGGAGAAAGATAGTCGCTAGCTACAATTTCTCTGCCGTCTTCTAAGATAACATTTTCACCATTTTTAATCTTTCCAAAGAGGGGACCAAATGGTACACCTGCCGCACGAAGCGCTTCTGCATCTAACGTTCCTTCCAAATCTTTTTGAACCACACGATAGCCGACACAGGGTACCGTATGGTCAAGTTGATCTGCAAATACCGTGAATTTATCTGTATCAAGCACCCTTTCTACCGTATCAACATCAAACTCATGAAAATGAATGCGGTAAGGTAGGCGAGAACCCGATACTTTCAGACTCGTCAAGACAAACTGGCGGATACCTATCGGTCCATAAATATCAATATCAGTCTGCTCTTCATTTCCTTGAAAAGAGCGACTCGATAAAAAGCCTGGTAAACCAAAGATATGGTCACCATGTAAATGAGTAATAAAAATCTTACTAATCTTTCGTGGTCGAATAGCAGTTTCTAAAATCCGGTTTTGCGTTCCCTCCCCACAATCAAACAACCAGACTTCATTGATTTCATCGAGTAATTTCAATGCTAAACTCGATACATTACGTGCTTTGGAGGGCTGTCCCGCTCCAGTTCCTAAAAATTGAATATACATATACTTCTTTCTATTTTTGAATAGAGATAATCGCTTTTCTTCCTGACCAAGCATAGTAGGCTTGACCGGAATACTGGCTTGCAATCTCTATCACCTCTTCTTGGTTAAAACCTGAAATCTGCACCCAGTCCGCACTTTCAGCAAGGTCTGTTAAGAGATAAGAACTCTCTACTGCTATAAGACTGTCCTCATCGATAGCCAAGGGCTGCATCCAAATCAGGTCATCTTTGACAAAAACGGAGTAATGAGGAAAAATCTGTGCAATCTCAAAAAGCAAATCAGACGTTACTGGCTCATTTTTTTCAGCAAATACTTGTGCTAATTCTGCCTCATTATGATAGGCAAAACCAAACGACTTTCCAGATAGATTCAGGCGAACAAATGGTTTTTTCTCTTCAAATGACGGACAAACTGTCAAGAGATGAAGTTGACAGGATAGTTCGAGATAATAATCCGTCGCAGCCTTTGGTCCTTGTTTCTGATAGATTTCTGCAAAATAAGCATTAATCACAGAGGGTGGCGGTGTGATAAAGGCCAGCTTTTGACTATCCGTTAAGCCTTTTAATTGCCGTGTCAGATACACCCTATCAAGACTCGTAAAACCACCGTATTTCAAGGCCAGATTAATATAATCCATTTTCAAATTCCTCTAATTTCCACTTATCTTTCTTTGAAATATAGCCCTTGATGATCTCCACATCATCTTCATAAAAGCGCATATCGATTAAGGCTATCCGCCCAAGGTCATGCAGTGTATAACTGTCTTTCAGGGGGACGCGAATCTCAAATGGCTCAAACATGGTTTTGATTTTTGCTAAGACCATCATCTGGATATGGGATTTGGCATTCTCATCTTTGGCAGATAGCATGACATGCGGAAATTGACTCGGTGTAAAGTGATCATCTGTCTTATCTAGTTTATTATAAAGAGCCAGGCGTGGAATGTCCAACATCTCTAACTCTTGCAAAATGGTCAAGACAACTTCTTCCTGCTCAGTATGATTGGGATCAGAAGCATCAATCACATGGAGTAGCAAGTCGACAGTCATCGATTCTTCCAAGGTTGATTTAAAAGCTGAAATCAACTCTGTCGGTAAATCCTGGATAAATCCAACCGTATCGGTCACCGTTACTTGGAAGGTATCGGACAGCTGTACCTGCTTAGTCGTTGCATCTAAGGTCGCAAACAATTCATCTGCCTCATACTGGCGCTTATCTGTCAGAGCATTCATAATCGTTGACTTTCCTGCATTAGTATAACCAATAAGACCGATTTTGAACACACCTGATTGGATTCTGCGCTCTCGAATCGTTGCACGATTTTTCTCAACGATTTTCAATTGCCGTTCAATATCAGCAATCTGGTTACGAATGCTACGACGATTGAGCTCTAGCTGACTTTCACCAGGTCCACGAGAACCAATTCCCCCAGCTTGCCGACTCAGCATAATTCCCTGCCCAATCAGGCGTGGTAGCATGTACTTCAATTGAGCCAAGTGCACTTGTAATTTCCCCTCATGGCTCCTTGCTCTCATGGCAAAGATGTCCAAAATCAATTGCATGCGGTCAATGACTTTCACGCCCAAGATTTCCTCTAAATTGACGTTCTGCCGTGGGGTCAAGCGATTATTGACAATGACGGTATCAATGCCATCTGCTTCCACCATGAGCTTAATTTCTTCTAATTTTCCTGAACCGATAAAGGTCTTGCTGTCGTACTTTTCTCGCTTCTGGGTGTAGCTACCTTTTACAACTGCACCAGCTGTTTTAGCAAGACTCGCAAGTTCTTCCATAGACATGACAAAGTTTTCTGTCTGCTGCAGTTCTACTCCAATCAGCAAGGCACGCTCTTCTTCTTTTCTCGTTTCAATCATGATTTTTCCTCTAAAAATTCCGTTACTCGTTGGAAAATCTGGTCCTTGAATCCCTCTTCAGATACGAGGTCAAACACCACCTGCATGCGGTTACGAAACCAGGTCAATTGGCGTTTGGCAAAGCGGCGGGTGTTTTGCTTGACCTTGTCAATCGCTTCTGTGACAGTTATCTCCCCTTTAAAATAAGGAAACCATTCCTTGTATCCAATTCCCAAACTGGCTTGAGCTGTTGGATAGGTTTCATAGAGCCACTTGGCTTCTTCTAACAAGCCGACTTCCACCATCTGATTCACACGCTGGTTGATGCGTTCATATAAGACAGCTCGTTCATCTGACAGGCCAATCACTAAGGCTTCATAAGGTGGTTCTTGGTTTTCCAACTCTTGACCAAAATGTGCCAACTCCAATTGCCTCATAGCACGACGGCGGTTGATTTGGGGAATTTCAATTCCCAGCTCTGCTATTTTCCCAAATAAACGCTCATCTGGCCAAGTGTCTAGCTCTTTTCGGTAGGCGAGAATCTCCTCATGTGCCACCTGACCACCCAAATGATAGCCCTCCAGCAAACTTTGAATATAAAGACCTGTGCCACCTACGATAATCGGCACCTTTCCTTTTTCAGCAAGTTCCGCAATCAACTGGCTAGCTTCTGCTACAAAATCATAGGCAGAATAGCCTTCTGTCACATCGCGCACATCAATCAAATGGTGGGGCGCAAGGCCCTGCTCTTCCTTGGTTGCCTTGGCTGTTCCAATATCTAATTGTCGATAAACCTGCTGACTGTCGCCACTAATAATCTCTCCATTATAGCGCTGTGCAAGCTCAATTCCTAGGGCAGTTTTCCCCACCGCAGTCGGTCCTACCACTGCTATTATCTTTGTTTTCATCTTTTTCCTTGAAAATTTTTTGTTTTTTCGCTACAATCTATTATAACATAAGTAAAGGAGAAAGAACTATGGCTAAAGGTTTTGGAAAAGGTTTCTTAACGGGAGTAGCTAGTACAGTCGCTCTTGCTGCAGGTGCTGTCTTTACGATTCATAAAACAATCATTGAACCTGAAGAAAAGAAAGAAGCGTTCATCGAAGAAAATCGCAAAAAAGCAGCACGCCGCCGTGTTGCACATTAAAAAAATGCTCCAGTGGAGCATTTTTTCACGAGCCTGAAAATCAAAAAGCGAGTTGGGAGTGGGACAGAAATCGGTAACTCGTAAGAGTTCGATTTCGTTGTCCCACCCCCGCAAGTTGACTAGCTTTCACAATTAAGAATTGTGAAAGGTTGGAAATAGAGCTAGCGAAATGTTCGCTAGCCTCTTCTACTAGAATGTTGATTTATCAACATTTTACAAACCAGACAACTACTGCGCTAAACTGTTAAAACTATGTAACGTAACGAGGTAAGAGACTTTTGTCTCAACCTCGTTTTTTCGCGAGCCTAGAAATAAACAGGCGAGTCATGCTCCAGTGGAGCATTTTTTCACGAGCTTGGAAATAAACAGGCGAGTTATACCCTACTAGGGTATTTTTTCATTTCTACAAGATAAGAGCGTAACGGATTCTAGCCTATCCATTTCTTTTTCATTATCTTTTCATGCTCAAAAGAAGAAGACAACTATCTTTCAATTGTTTTAGAAAACGGAGTTTTGTGATTCTTAATAAAATTGCCAAATTGACTGGTAATATCATCCGAGTCATCTGTATCATAATCAGAATTATAATCATCATAATCATCGGAAAAATCAACCTTCCCAAATGGAATAAATTTAGTATTTATTGGCTTTTCTAATGATGGTTTAATAAAATGAAATATTGACACAAAACTAATTCCCACTAATAATATAACGACTAATAATTTTTTCATGATTTTCTCTCCAATGGATGATAAATATATGCTTGTTGTTTGTAAGACTTACAAGAATCATTCTACAGGAAAAATCAATTCATTTAAAAATCGTTACATATCTGTAAGTTGGCTGATAGTTTGCTCAATTTGCCTAGAAATACTATAACTCTCTACAAGATTGGTCATTTTTAAGCACTCTTTCATAATATCTAACGCATCTTCAAAACCTTGTAAATATCTTAAATGAGCTTTGCAAAATTTTAACCGTAATTTTTCCATAAGATAACTGTCTAAAATATTAAAATTATCAAGGAGTCTAATAAACTTAGAGGCTATTCTTTCTTCTCCTCTATCCAATAAAACTCCTGTAATGTTCAATAGCAACCGATAAGTTTTTCTTTGATTCTCTTCAATACTATCATAAAATTGACTTCGAGTTATTGCTTCTTGTCCTAAAACTTCTAAAGCCTTTGTTTCTAAAGAACGAGCACAATTACTTAATATCCATAATTCATATCTGCACCACTCATCAATAGACATCAAATAATCGGTTATCACTCTCTTTTCTTCTCTGGGAATAACAATAGTTGAATCACACTTATTCATAAAAACATGTAGCACAGCAATCATCAGACGATCCGATTTCCTTGCTGTATCACGATACTTACATTCATAATCAGTAAGAATGCGTCTTAAAAAATCAATATTCCTATTTTCTATAGCTTCATAAAGTTCATTAGATAAACGTATATCCCCAATACCATAATAATTGTTATAAAAAGTTGAGAACTCTCCCTGCAAAACATCCATATTATTCAAACAATGGAAAAATGTATCAACCGTCAGATTGCTCTTTCCATTCTCAAAACGTGATAACTGAGCAGGAGTTACAAAATCTCCAGCGACCTCTTTTAAAGACATATTCTTTGATTCTCGAATAATTTTAAAAACTTTTCCATACTGTTCTTTCATGTAACACCTCTTTACAGATATGTAATAAAATCTATTTCAGTTAAAAAATAGTATACCATAGTTCTAGTTTAATAGAAATTGGAAAGGAGACAACATGTCCACACTTTTAGCCTTACAATCCTTAACAAAACAGTATGCCTCTCAAAAGGCTGTCAACCACATTTCCTTCTCCATTCAAAAAGGGGAAATCTGTGGTCTTGTCGGAGAAAATGGAGCAGGAAAGACGACTCTTTTGCGAATCCTCTCTGGTCTAATCGCACCAACATCCGGTGAAATTTTTTCATCCCAACCCTATCGCATCGGTGCACTCATTGAATCACCTGCTCTGCAACCAAATCTCTCAGCGGAAGGAAATCTTCACTATATTGCCCTACAACTAGGATTAAAAAATAGACAGCAGATTATTGAAGAAACTCTTGAAATAGTTGGTCTCCAAGAGGTTGATCCACACAAGAAAGCTAAGGATTTTTCCCTTGGTATGCGGCAAAGACTAGCGATTGCTATGGCTATCTTGGATCGTCCAGATTTTCTCATTCTCGATGAACCTATCAACGGCTTAGACCCCGCAGGTATCCGAGATATGCGAAATATCATTCTTACTCTACGTGAACAGTACAACATGACTATTTTAATCTCTAGCCATATCTTATCAGAATTAGAATTAGTCGTAGATCGATATATTATCATGCATAAAGGGAAAATCTTACGACAATTTTCAAAAACAGAACTCCAACAAGAACTAGAAGAAAAACTCTATCTAGCAACAACTAATCTTGAAGCAACTAAAATTCTTCTGCAAAAACAAGACATTTCGTTCCAAGAAGAAGATGATTACCTCATTCTTCCAAAGGAGACAGAGATTATGTCCCTCATAGCACAGCTAATTCACGAACATATTGAACTAAAAGCAATTTTCAATAAGAAAATCGCTTTTGAAAACTACTATCTACAACTCATTCAAGAAGGAGAATCTAGCAATGAATTATCTTAAAGCAGACCTTTATCGTATCCTAAAAGAAAGAAAACTGATTTTATCCCTTTCAATCCTAATTGCCTTATCACTACTATCTGCCTTTTTACTCAGCAGTAGCCCTTCAAAGGAGGATTCCTATAGCCTAATTCAGCTCTTGACACAGTTTCTTCCACTCTTTTTTCTTGCTCCTACAAATCTCCTATTTGGAGAAGATTTCCATCACCGAACAATTAACAATCTCATTGTCAAAAAACAAAAACGAAATGCTATTTTTCTCTACAAAATTCTCACAAATCTTGTTATCAACCTACTATACATCCTTTTTGCTTACACTCTAGCACTTCTCATGCGTATTCTTCTAGGAGGCGAAGTTGATATCACAACTAGTCGGTCGATTTTTATTCACCAACTCCCTCTTTACATCTGCATTATCCTACTCTCTTCTACCCTCTTTATCGCCTTTAAGAAAATCAATCAGTCCTATCTTTCCTTTATTCTCATCGTTCTCCTGTTCGATAATGTTCTTCATCTGATTACAAATAATCTTCTTCATATTTCTATTCCCAATGACATTTTCTTATTTCGCGCTTTACAAAATATGGATACAAATTGGACTGCTAGCACAATCATCGCTTGCTTTTTTACAATTATCTACCTTATAAGTAGCTATCACTTATTCAAAAAGAAAGAATTGAAATAACTTCAGAGGCTGGGACAAACCTCCATTGTGACTTCGTCCTTACCCACAAAAGAATGTAATCTGGGAAGAGTACGTATAAAAAAATGAGTGTGAACATTATAATATAAAAAAGCTGAGCAAAGCTCTTCAAATAGTAAAAACACATAAGATCATGTTCTCTGAACCTTGATTTTATGTGTTTTTTTATATTTTGACTCAAAACTGAGCTTGTCCCAACCTCTTTTTCATTTCTACAAGATAAGAGCGTAACGGATTCTATTCTATCCATTTCTTTTTTATTCGCCTATAAATTGAACCGAAAAAGTGGAACAAACTCCTTAACATAAAGCAAAGGAAGAAAAGCACTAGGAGCCCAAACAGCCTTGCTAGATTCATCACATCAAGCAAAAAAAGATGCCAACCAACTACAATCAGGAGAACAAGGACCCACCTCACTCCCCAGCTAAGCTTTCGTTTAATGACCCACTCTAAAAAGTCTTCTCCTGCATGGCTTCTTGTTTCTTGATATTCTTCTTTGATTTTGTTGATTTTTCCCATTGCGCTATCCATTTGTCTACCCTCACACTATGAAACTATCCAAAACACAAGCAACAAAGCCCTTACAGGATCGTATTCTTTTCTTACTATTATATCCTACTTCAATGGCTCGGTCAATTATTTTCAGAAAATTCTGTTCTTTTAGTTGAGCCAATCAGCACATCAAGCCTTACCCCTACTGACTGCTGTATAGTGGATTGATACTCGTCAAAAATCAAACTCTGATGTCGTTAACTCGCCTTGCTGAACGATGTCCTAACCTTTATGCAATTCACTATAATACGTAAAAACTGCTGGACGGAAGATCCAACAGTTTCTTCTTTTCATCACACAATCACATCTTCTTTTTCAATCAAGAAAATCGTGACTATCATGCCAAGTGTGACAAGCAGTAGACTGATAATCAGGGGTACCCAAGAAGCTGCAATCGAATAGCTATACCCTAAAACAGCAGGTCCTATCGCTGCAATGAGATAGCCTCCGGTCTGAACCATCCCTGATAAGCGAGCCGTTGCTTGACTATTACTAGTTTTTAGGGACAGCGACAACATCATGTAAGGGAACAAAGCACTGACAGATAAGCCGAGCAAGAGATGAATAATCAACCACATGATAAAGGTTGTTGGTGTGAATAACATCAGGACGAGACCCATTAGGGTTAGGCAAGATAAGCCAGTCATCATGATTGCTCGTTGCTCTTTTTTCAGGCGTGAGACAATTCCAGGAATCACCATGGAAACAGGTATACTCACCAAACTAAAAATCCCAGCTAAAAATCCTGCCTGAGCTTGAGCTAAACCTGCGGTTTGTGCCATCGTTGGCAACCATGTCAACTCGGTGTAAAAGAGCATGGATTGCAGACCACTAAAGACTAGAAAAATGACCGCATACTTGTTCTTCCAAAGCGATGAAGTTGCCATTACTTCTGTTTGGGCAGTATGATGATTCTGTCGCATATTTGGGAGCCAAAACAGAAAAGCTAGTCCGACAAAGCCTGTCACCAAGATGATAAAGAAAGACCATGATGTTGCTGCCACAATGGGAACAGCCACCATTGATGCTACCGTAGACATGAGCCCCATCATCGTAATGTATAGGGTGGTATATAGACCAATCTTATGCGGAAAACTGGCTGCAACGATACTGGGCAATAAGACATTAATCATAGCAATGGTTGCCCCTACTAGAATCGTTCCCAAATACAAAAAAGGAAGATTGACAATCCGCAACAGCGAGCCGATTGCCATAGTGAGTAAGACCCCACTCATCAACCGCTCCATGCCAAAGCGATTGGCTACTTTCGGAGCGATAGAAGAGCAGAGAGCAAACATGAGAAGCGGAATAGAAGTAAGAAGCCCCAACTCACTGACCGACACTCCCAAGCTACTTGCAATATCTGTTAAAATCGGAGGAATGGCTGTAATCGGCACGCGCATCACCGCTCCTAACATCACAATTCCTACTGCAACAAAGACTGATTGTTTCTTCATGTAAACCTCATTTTTCTAGCTGTCATTTTAGTCATTATACCATATTTCAAGGGAAGAAAATAGGCTAGAAGGGCATTCCCATAAGATATAGCTTTCGACTATAGCATTTCTTTCAAAATAACTATTTTTCATTTTCATCTACTTTCGATAGAATAAAAACATCAACGAGAAATGGAGAAATGAACATGACAAGATCAAGATTTCAACTCGTAGGCTCTCTCCTACGTCCAGCTGATTTACGGGACTACAAGACGCAAATCGAGCACCGTGATGACATCAACTATCCTTTCTATCAAGATTTTCCAGGCTACCAAGAAACGGAAACTAAGGATATCAAAGCAATTATTGCTGAACAAAAGGAAAATGGCATTGACATCGTGACAGACGGTGAATATTCAAAATCAATGTGGCATCTTGACTTTATCTGGGGTTTCAAAGGAATCGAGCGCTATATCGCAGAACATGGTTATACCTTTAAGGATCATGACGGTGGCCATTTTGAAACACGTAAGGATATCGGTATCCGCATTACGGAAGAATTATCTGGGAAAAACCACCATTTTATCGACATTTATAAATTGGTCAAAGCTGAAGCAGGAGATACTGCAACAAAACTAACCGTCTGGGGACCTGCTCATGCCTTTACTGAACTATCTGTCTTCGACCGCCTATATGGAGAAGGGCAGATTTACCCAACAGCAGAGGCATTACAAGCTGGAGTTGTCAAGGCCTACAAAGAATTTCTTGAAGATTACAAGACCGCTGGTGGTAAGATTATCCAATTCGATGACTGTCTCTGGGAATTATTTGATGAAAACAACCCAGCTAGCTTCTTTGCTGACGGCAATGCTGCTCTGTCTGATTTGGCAGATTCCTTTGTCGCTCTCAACAATGAGGTAGTCGATTTCGCTCATGAACTTGGCTTGACAGTTTGGACTCACAACTGCCGTGGAAACTACGAAAGCCGTCATGCAGCTGGTGGTACCTATGAAGCTATCGCTCAAAAATTCCTCCGTGATCAACACTATGACCGCTTCTTCCTTGAGTGGGATGACGAGCGTGCTGGAGATTTAAAAGCACTTGAAAGCCTCAAAGATTCCAAAGCTGAAATCGTCTTAGGCCTCCTCTCTAGTAAGACAAACACCCTCGATGATGAAGAACGGGTCTACCAATTACTCGAGCAAGCTAGTCAAATCATTCCAAAAGAACGCCTCTACCTTTCTCACCAATGCGGCTTTGCCTCATGTGATTCTGGAAATGAATTGTCTACTGCTGAACAATGGGCTAAAATCAAGCAAGGGCAAGAGATTGCAGAAAAATTCTGGGCAAACTAAAATTCCCACTATAACATACGAAAAGCATAGAAATTTGTCTGTTTCTATGCTTTTCTTCTATCCTCTAAAAGAAAATGCTAAAGCGCATCCACTTCTCATCAATTGCTTCAAAACGGTAGGTCAACTGGTGCTGATCTAAAATCTGCTGCACAATAAAGAGACCTAGTCCCGTTCCACCGTCCTTGCGACTACGACTGTAATCCGGTCGATAAAAGGGTTGGAAAATCTGTTTGATTTGCTCCTCGCTTAAGATTTTTTCTGCCTCATTTTCAATAATCAACTGCTGTTGGTCTACGGATAAGTGAATGTCTCCCCCAGCTTTTGTATAATGAAAGGCATTATCTAAAATATTCTTGATTGCCTTGAGTAAATAAGTTTGATTGCCTTCTATCTCTACTGGTAAAATCTTTGCGACAAATCGATAGCCCTGTACAGTAGCCAAGGTCTGGTAAAATCCAACCTGCTCATCTAGGACATCTGATAAGGAAAAGACACTGGTTTGTTCTTCTACATCCTGCATCTCTAATTTGGAAATCGCTAGAATCGATTGGACAAGCTGCGATTGCTCTTCCAGCATTTCACGGCATTTTTTGAGGTATTTGTCCCGATTCTTAAAATCGCCAATCCCATAAATCATACCGTCTACAATACCAAGCATACCTGCAATCGGTGTCTTAAGTTCATGCGAGGTCATCCGTAAAAATTCTGCCTTGCTTCGCTCACTTTCTGCGACTTTCTCGTTTTCTAGTCGCAAGGCTTCCATATGACGCAAGAGACTTTCATAGAGTGTATTGACATCCTGCGCTAAATCAGCAATTTCATCATTTCCATTGACTTGACAGAAAACATCTGGGGATAGGCTCACCATTTTTCGGGTTGTGGCAGAAATTTGCTTGAGACGTTTGGTCGAAATTCGACTATAGATAAAGGACAGAACGACTCCTAGACACAGAGAAAAGAGCAATAAATAAGGTGATAACTCAAACAGCACCTGACTGGCGTCCGAAACGGGTTGTAGAGAATATTCGCCTTCTAAAGTATAATTTTGACCGTCCGCATCTGTGATGACTTCTTTTAATTGGGCACGCTCATTATCTGCCACAATAAAGGGGCTGACTTGAACTGCTATCCCCTCATCCGAGGCCTCTATCTTTGGATAGTAGAGTTTTCCTGTCGCATCCGATAAAGCATACCACATACGCAGATTCTTTTTATCGTAATAGGTGAGAAGAGCCTCGATTTCCTCTTCGGATTTCCCTTGAATGCTTTGGGAAACTTGGCTAAATTCCTGCGTTACTTCTGCTGTTTTCACTGATTGGTAGTAAATCGGCATGACAAAATACAAAGTTGTCAGCAAAGTCGTTACGACAACAAAGACCATGCCACTTGTTAAGAGAAAGTGTTTTTTAGCAATTTTCACTAGTCATCTCTCCCCAACTGATACCCCATACCGGTGATGGTCACCAAAGGAATACCTGGTATCTTCTTCCGAATATTCTTAATGTGGTTATCTAGAACTCGCGTATCTAATTCGCTATAACCCCAGATAACATCC
Above is a window of Streptococcus sp. zg-86 DNA encoding:
- a CDS encoding cobalamin-independent methionine synthase II family protein: MTRSRFQLVGSLLRPADLRDYKTQIEHRDDINYPFYQDFPGYQETETKDIKAIIAEQKENGIDIVTDGEYSKSMWHLDFIWGFKGIERYIAEHGYTFKDHDGGHFETRKDIGIRITEELSGKNHHFIDIYKLVKAEAGDTATKLTVWGPAHAFTELSVFDRLYGEGQIYPTAEALQAGVVKAYKEFLEDYKTAGGKIIQFDDCLWELFDENNPASFFADGNAALSDLADSFVALNNEVVDFAHELGLTVWTHNCRGNYESRHAAGGTYEAIAQKFLRDQHYDRFFLEWDDERAGDLKALESLKDSKAEIVLGLLSSKTNTLDDEERVYQLLEQASQIIPKERLYLSHQCGFASCDSGNELSTAEQWAKIKQGQEIAEKFWAN
- a CDS encoding cystathionine beta-lyase translates to MDYINLALKYGGFTSLDRVYLTRQLKGLTDSQKLAFITPPPSVINAYFAEIYQKQGPKAATDYYLELSCQLHLLTVCPSFEEKKPFVRLNLSGKSFGFAYHNEAELAQVFAEKNEPVTSDLLFEIAQIFPHYSVFVKDDLIWMQPLAIDEDSLIAVESSYLLTDLAESADWVQISGFNQEEVIEIASQYSGQAYYAWSGRKAIISIQK
- a CDS encoding Rgg/GadR/MutR family transcriptional regulator, giving the protein MKEQYGKVFKIIRESKNMSLKEVAGDFVTPAQLSRFENGKSNLTVDTFFHCLNNMDVLQGEFSTFYNNYYGIGDIRLSNELYEAIENRNIDFLRRILTDYECKYRDTARKSDRLMIAVLHVFMNKCDSTIVIPREEKRVITDYLMSIDEWCRYELWILSNCARSLETKALEVLGQEAITRSQFYDSIEENQRKTYRLLLNITGVLLDRGEERIASKFIRLLDNFNILDSYLMEKLRLKFCKAHLRYLQGFEDALDIMKECLKMTNLVESYSISRQIEQTISQLTDM
- the miaA gene encoding tRNA (adenosine(37)-N6)-dimethylallyltransferase MiaA, translated to MKTKIIAVVGPTAVGKTALGIELAQRYNGEIISGDSQQVYRQLDIGTAKATKEEQGLAPHHLIDVRDVTEGYSAYDFVAEASQLIAELAEKGKVPIIVGGTGLYIQSLLEGYHLGGQVAHEEILAYRKELDTWPDERLFGKIAELGIEIPQINRRRAMRQLELAHFGQELENQEPPYEALVIGLSDERAVLYERINQRVNQMVEVGLLEEAKWLYETYPTAQASLGIGYKEWFPYFKGEITVTEAIDKVKQNTRRFAKRQLTWFRNRMQVVFDLVSEEGFKDQIFQRVTEFLEEKS
- the rnz gene encoding ribonuclease Z is translated as MYIQFLGTGAGQPSKARNVSSLALKLLDEINEVWLFDCGEGTQNRILETAIRPRKISKIFITHLHGDHIFGLPGFLSSRSFQGNEEQTDIDIYGPIGIRQFVLTSLKVSGSRLPYRIHFHEFDVDTVERVLDTDKFTVFADQLDHTVPCVGYRVVQKDLEGTLDAEALRAAGVPFGPLFGKIKNGENVILEDGREIVASDYLSPPRPGKVVTILGDTRKCHASVRLAVNADVLVHEATYGKGDEVIARKHGHSTNMEAALVAKDAGAKRLLLNHISPRFLSKDISQLRKDASTIFENVHIVKDLEEVEV
- a CDS encoding ATP-binding cassette domain-containing protein; protein product: MSTLLALQSLTKQYASQKAVNHISFSIQKGEICGLVGENGAGKTTLLRILSGLIAPTSGEIFSSQPYRIGALIESPALQPNLSAEGNLHYIALQLGLKNRQQIIEETLEIVGLQEVDPHKKAKDFSLGMRQRLAIAMAILDRPDFLILDEPINGLDPAGIRDMRNIILTLREQYNMTILISSHILSELELVVDRYIIMHKGKILRQFSKTELQQELEEKLYLATTNLEATKILLQKQDISFQEEDDYLILPKETEIMSLIAQLIHEHIELKAIFNKKIAFENYYLQLIQEGESSNELS
- a CDS encoding MFS transporter; the encoded protein is MKKQSVFVAVGIVMLGAVMRVPITAIPPILTDIASSLGVSVSELGLLTSIPLLMFALCSSIAPKVANRFGMERLMSGVLLTMAIGSLLRIVNLPFLYLGTILVGATIAMINVLLPSIVAASFPHKIGLYTTLYITMMGLMSTVASMVAVPIVAATSWSFFIILVTGFVGLAFLFWLPNMRQNHHTAQTEVMATSSLWKNKYAVIFLVFSGLQSMLFYTELTWLPTMAQTAGLAQAQAGFLAGIFSLVSIPVSMVIPGIVSRLKKEQRAIMMTGLSCLTLMGLVLMLFTPTTFIMWLIIHLLLGLSVSALFPYMMLSLSLKTSNSQATARLSGMVQTGGYLIAAIGPAVLGYSYSIAASWVPLIISLLLVTLGMIVTIFLIEKEDVIV
- a CDS encoding DUF3042 family protein translates to MAKGFGKGFLTGVASTVALAAGAVFTIHKTIIEPEEKKEAFIEENRKKAARRRVAH
- a CDS encoding ABC transporter permease, whose amino-acid sequence is MNYLKADLYRILKERKLILSLSILIALSLLSAFLLSSSPSKEDSYSLIQLLTQFLPLFFLAPTNLLFGEDFHHRTINNLIVKKQKRNAIFLYKILTNLVINLLYILFAYTLALLMRILLGGEVDITTSRSIFIHQLPLYICIILLSSTLFIAFKKINQSYLSFILIVLLFDNVLHLITNNLLHISIPNDIFLFRALQNMDTNWTASTIIACFFTIIYLISSYHLFKKKELK
- the hflX gene encoding GTPase HflX — encoded protein: MIETRKEEERALLIGVELQQTENFVMSMEELASLAKTAGAVVKGSYTQKREKYDSKTFIGSGKLEEIKLMVEADGIDTVIVNNRLTPRQNVNLEEILGVKVIDRMQLILDIFAMRARSHEGKLQVHLAQLKYMLPRLIGQGIMLSRQAGGIGSRGPGESQLELNRRSIRNQIADIERQLKIVEKNRATIRERRIQSGVFKIGLIGYTNAGKSTIMNALTDKRQYEADELFATLDATTKQVQLSDTFQVTVTDTVGFIQDLPTELISAFKSTLEESMTVDLLLHVIDASDPNHTEQEEVVLTILQELEMLDIPRLALYNKLDKTDDHFTPSQFPHVMLSAKDENAKSHIQMMVLAKIKTMFEPFEIRVPLKDSYTLHDLGRIALIDMRFYEDDVEIIKGYISKKDKWKLEEFENGLY